A single window of Pseudomonas lijiangensis DNA harbors:
- a CDS encoding Tim44 domain-containing protein, which yields MQRFLSMALALCIGLTMSLDVNAARFGGGKSMGSAPSHQARQAAPATPAAAPNAAGRPAAAASGASRWLGPLAGIAAGGLLAAMFMGDGFNGLQIFDILIMGLIAFLIFRFIARRRQQQQPKMAGAGAPYQRETRQPAQNSIFGGASSAPAAPVINAPAWFNEERFLEAARSHFQSLQQHWDANEMDKIAEFVTPQMLQFLKKERADLGDGFQSTYIDNLNVQLEGVDDRADKTIATLTFSGVSKTSRFDQGEVFSESWNMERAQGDNQPWLVAGIRQNG from the coding sequence ATGCAACGTTTTCTAAGCATGGCTCTGGCGCTGTGCATCGGACTCACCATGAGTCTGGATGTGAACGCCGCACGTTTCGGTGGTGGCAAGAGCATGGGCTCGGCACCGTCGCACCAGGCACGCCAGGCCGCTCCGGCCACTCCGGCTGCTGCTCCTAACGCTGCCGGTCGTCCGGCTGCCGCTGCCAGTGGCGCGTCTCGCTGGCTGGGCCCATTGGCCGGTATCGCTGCCGGTGGCCTGCTGGCTGCAATGTTCATGGGTGACGGCTTCAACGGCCTGCAGATCTTCGACATCCTGATCATGGGCCTCATCGCCTTCCTGATCTTCCGCTTCATTGCGCGTCGTCGTCAGCAGCAACAGCCGAAAATGGCCGGTGCCGGTGCTCCTTACCAGCGTGAAACCAGACAGCCCGCGCAGAACTCGATCTTCGGTGGCGCGTCTTCGGCTCCTGCGGCTCCGGTCATCAACGCTCCGGCCTGGTTCAACGAAGAGCGCTTCCTGGAAGCCGCCCGCAGCCACTTCCAGTCGCTGCAGCAGCACTGGGATGCGAACGAAATGGACAAGATCGCCGAGTTCGTGACACCACAGATGCTGCAATTCCTGAAAAAGGAACGTGCCGATCTGGGCGACGGCTTCCAGTCGACCTACATCGACAACCTGAACGTCCAGCTGGAAGGTGTGGATGATCGTGCCGACAAGACCATCGCGACCCTGACCTTCTCCGGCGTCTCCAAGACTTCGCGCTTTGACCAGGGCGAAGTGTTCAGTGAAAGCTGGAACATGGAACGCGCTCAGGGCGACAACCAACCCTGGCTGGTTGCCGGTATTCGCCAGAACGGCTGA
- the uvrD gene encoding DNA helicase II produces MRDDLSLLLNSLNDAQRQAVAASLGRQLVLAGAGSGKTRVLVHRIAWLMQVEQASPHSVLSVTFTNKAAAEMRHRIEQLMGISPAGMWVGTFHGLAHRLLRAHWQEAGLVQTFQILDSDDQQRLVKRVIRELGLDEQRWPARQAQWFINGQKDEGLRPKHIQASGDLFLGTMKSIYEAYEVACQRAGVIDFSELLLRALDLWRDHPGLLAHYQRRFRHVLVDEFQDTNAVQYAWLRLLAQGGDSLMVVGDDDQSIYGWRGAKIENIHQYSSDFPDTEVIRLEQNYRSTASILKAANGLIVNNSGRLGKELWTDVGDGELINLYAAFNEHDEARYVVETIESALKTGLSRNDIAILYRSNAQSRVLEEALLRERIPYRIYGGQRFFERAEIKNAMAYLRLLEGRGNDAALERVINVPARGIGEKTVEAIREHARHTDISMWEAMRQLVANKGLTGRAASALTGFIELIENLSAKVMEMPLHLMTQTVIEQSGLITYHQQEKGEKGQARVENLEELVSAARNFENNEDDEELTPLAAFLGHASLEAGDTQAQEHEDSIQLMTLHSAKGLEFPHVFLVGMEEGLFPHKMSLEEPGRLEEERRLAYVGITRAMQQLVITYAETRRLYGSETYNKVSRFVREIPPTLIQEVRLSNSVSRPFGGTQKVSNSSLFNGTGIPETQFTLGQHVQHAVFGEGVILNFEGSGAQARVQVNFSEGSKWLMMGYAKLVPI; encoded by the coding sequence ATGCGCGATGATCTCTCTCTCCTTCTCAATTCCCTCAACGATGCCCAGCGTCAGGCCGTAGCTGCCTCCCTGGGTCGTCAGTTGGTCCTGGCCGGCGCTGGTTCCGGCAAAACCCGTGTGCTGGTGCATCGCATCGCATGGCTGATGCAGGTCGAGCAAGCCTCCCCGCATTCGGTCCTGTCGGTGACGTTTACCAACAAGGCCGCAGCCGAGATGCGTCATCGCATCGAGCAACTGATGGGCATCAGCCCGGCAGGCATGTGGGTCGGCACCTTCCACGGCCTGGCACACCGCCTGCTGCGAGCGCACTGGCAGGAAGCCGGGCTGGTGCAGACGTTCCAGATTCTGGACAGCGACGACCAGCAGCGTCTGGTCAAGCGCGTGATCCGCGAGCTGGGACTGGACGAACAGCGCTGGCCGGCACGTCAGGCACAGTGGTTCATCAACGGCCAGAAAGACGAAGGCCTGCGCCCCAAACACATCCAGGCCAGCGGCGATCTGTTCCTGGGCACCATGAAGTCGATCTACGAAGCCTATGAAGTCGCCTGCCAGCGCGCCGGCGTCATCGACTTCTCCGAACTGCTGCTGCGTGCGCTGGACCTCTGGCGCGATCATCCCGGCCTGCTGGCGCATTACCAGCGGCGCTTCCGTCATGTTCTGGTGGACGAATTCCAGGACACCAACGCCGTGCAGTACGCCTGGTTGCGACTGCTGGCCCAGGGCGGCGACAGCCTCATGGTGGTGGGCGACGACGACCAGTCCATCTATGGCTGGCGTGGCGCGAAGATCGAGAACATTCACCAGTACTCGTCGGACTTCCCCGACACCGAAGTCATCCGTCTGGAGCAGAACTACCGCTCGACGGCCAGCATCCTCAAGGCTGCCAACGGTCTGATCGTCAACAACAGCGGTCGCCTGGGCAAAGAGCTGTGGACCGATGTGGGCGATGGCGAGCTGATCAACCTGTATGCCGCCTTCAACGAACACGACGAAGCGCGCTACGTGGTCGAAACCATTGAAAGCGCCTTGAAGACCGGCCTGTCGCGCAACGATATCGCAATCCTCTATCGCTCCAACGCCCAGTCGCGGGTGCTGGAAGAAGCCTTGCTGCGCGAGCGCATTCCTTATCGCATCTACGGCGGCCAGCGATTCTTCGAGCGTGCCGAGATCAAGAACGCCATGGCGTATCTGCGCCTGCTGGAAGGCCGTGGCAACGATGCAGCGCTGGAGCGTGTCATCAACGTTCCAGCACGGGGCATTGGCGAGAAGACGGTCGAGGCGATTCGCGAGCATGCACGCCACACCGACATTTCCATGTGGGAAGCGATGCGTCAGCTGGTGGCCAACAAAGGCCTGACCGGCCGCGCTGCCAGTGCATTGACCGGGTTCATCGAACTGATCGAAAACCTTTCGGCCAAGGTCATGGAAATGCCCTTGCACCTGATGACACAGACCGTCATCGAGCAGTCGGGGCTGATCACTTATCACCAACAGGAAAAAGGTGAGAAAGGTCAGGCCCGGGTGGAAAACCTTGAGGAACTGGTCAGCGCTGCGCGCAACTTCGAGAACAATGAAGATGACGAAGAGCTGACCCCGCTGGCGGCCTTCCTCGGCCATGCGTCACTCGAAGCGGGCGACACCCAGGCTCAGGAGCACGAAGACAGCATTCAGCTCATGACCCTGCACAGCGCCAAGGGCCTGGAATTCCCTCATGTGTTCCTGGTGGGCATGGAAGAAGGGCTGTTCCCGCACAAGATGAGCCTGGAAGAGCCGGGCCGTCTGGAAGAGGAACGCCGCCTGGCCTACGTCGGCATCACCCGCGCCATGCAACAGCTGGTGATCACCTACGCAGAAACCCGTCGCCTGTATGGCAGCGAGACCTACAACAAGGTGTCCCGTTTCGTTCGCGAGATTCCGCCGACCCTGATCCAGGAAGTGCGCCTGTCCAATAGCGTCAGCCGTCCTTTCGGTGGTACCCAGAAAGTCAGCAACAGCAGCCTGTTCAATGGCACCGGCATCCCCGAAACCCAGTTCACGCTGGGCCAGCACGTGCAGCACGCCGTATTCGGTGAAGGCGTGATCCTGAACTTCGAAGGCTCCGGCGCCCAGGCCAGGGTGCAGGTCAACTTCTCCGAAGGCAGCAAGTGGCTGATGATGGGTTATGCGAAGCTGGTGCCCATCTAA
- a CDS encoding SMI1/KNR4 family protein: MEEVIEQLREQNEPVPVPLELPDEDQLVEIEEQLFINIPYVFKEFLLTVSDVVYGSLEPVTVTDPQSHTYLPDVAATAWDLGVPRELIPICQDGDDYYCVEEDGTVVLWSGEEELVTEENWESVWHWARDVWLES, translated from the coding sequence GTGGAAGAAGTCATCGAACAATTGCGTGAACAAAACGAGCCGGTTCCGGTTCCCCTCGAACTGCCTGACGAAGATCAGCTCGTCGAGATCGAGGAACAGCTGTTTATCAATATTCCCTACGTCTTCAAGGAATTCCTTCTGACCGTCAGCGACGTCGTGTATGGCAGCCTTGAGCCCGTCACCGTTACCGACCCTCAGTCACACACCTATCTGCCGGACGTCGCCGCGACCGCCTGGGATCTGGGTGTGCCTCGTGAACTGATCCCGATCTGCCAGGACGGCGACGATTATTATTGCGTCGAAGAAGATGGCACCGTAGTGCTCTGGTCCGGCGAAGAAGAGCTGGTGACCGAAGAGAACTGGGAATCTGTCTGGCACTGGGCACGGGACGTCTGGCTGGAAAGCTGA
- a CDS encoding putative bifunctional diguanylate cyclase/phosphodiesterase — protein MPFSFSAHDASDTSRRAIRKKFATRLRVERTRMLYQGSLLPTLFMFISGLVCAWLLWSPERYMLVSIWLIWLAVLVGLRIIQVAAFRAASPERQAQPVWRRMFLLGAVVSGLTLACAAMALVPVTSFEQQAWVFGMIGGATLCASVAYAVSLTAFLTFSLSCLLPPIAYLFMGGDVPLRGWGWLGLILLFALIVVAWQINRLILRSLLQRFQNQALIEHLQQARAKGDELNEILGREVEQRRQAEHSLREAQAGLEERVAQRTLELEAANLALSKSPPRLAEKVFDAVSESIMIFDPQYRILTINQAFSRLTGYTPEDVVGRQVMDIASSLDARRHFQAIHHALEQTGSWQGELVEARKNGELYPQWLQMTVVRDIAGNVSHIVGFFTDLSANRESEERMRYLTHFDELTGLANRSQFKERLREANLRVRQGGRSLALLHINLDRFKLLNESLGHEVADQLLKHVARRLISAMPEADTIARLSGDEFAVLFDAYANLSSLARVTSRLLSKLRTPLSVAGNELVISASVGISLLPDSAREVSALVSQANMAMRHAKHLGGNNFQFFTESLRASTLERLQLEIQLRKAIEEHQLQVFYQPKMLLENGRLDAAEALVRWRHPTRGMVPPGEFIGLAEETGLIADIGEFVLRQACWQACEWQRQGFEPIRVSVNLSVHQLRQGKLVSLVRQVLDETGLAPHLLELELTESQLLDSVEHIIATFQQLRELGVKLAIDDFGTGYSSLSYLKRFPVDYVKIDQAFIRGLDDGTEDAAITQAIIAMAHSLGLKVVAEGVENEKQLEFLKAQGCDEVQGYLISRPLEASMMEGMLSLARP, from the coding sequence ATGCCTTTCAGCTTCAGTGCCCACGATGCTTCTGACACCAGCCGGCGGGCCATTCGCAAGAAGTTCGCGACCCGGTTGAGGGTCGAGCGCACGCGCATGCTTTATCAGGGTTCATTGCTGCCGACCCTGTTCATGTTCATCAGTGGTCTGGTCTGCGCATGGCTGCTCTGGAGTCCTGAGCGCTACATGCTGGTCAGTATCTGGCTGATCTGGCTGGCGGTGCTTGTGGGCCTGCGGATCATTCAGGTTGCAGCGTTTCGCGCTGCATCTCCCGAGCGTCAGGCACAACCGGTCTGGCGGCGGATGTTTCTGCTTGGCGCGGTGGTCAGCGGTCTGACCCTGGCCTGCGCAGCCATGGCGCTGGTGCCCGTGACCAGTTTCGAGCAGCAGGCCTGGGTGTTCGGCATGATCGGCGGCGCAACCCTGTGCGCCAGCGTGGCCTATGCCGTCAGCCTCACGGCGTTTCTCACCTTCAGCCTGTCGTGTCTGTTACCTCCCATCGCCTATCTGTTTATGGGCGGCGACGTGCCTTTGCGTGGCTGGGGCTGGCTGGGTCTGATTCTATTGTTTGCCCTGATTGTGGTGGCCTGGCAGATCAATCGCCTGATACTGCGCAGCCTGTTGCAGCGTTTTCAGAACCAGGCCCTGATCGAGCATTTGCAGCAGGCTCGGGCCAAGGGCGATGAACTCAATGAAATTCTGGGCCGTGAGGTCGAGCAGCGTCGTCAGGCCGAGCACAGTCTGCGCGAGGCGCAGGCCGGGCTTGAGGAGCGTGTGGCGCAGCGCACCCTGGAGCTTGAAGCCGCCAATCTGGCCTTGAGCAAAAGCCCGCCGCGTCTGGCCGAGAAGGTTTTCGATGCGGTCAGCGAAAGCATCATGATTTTCGACCCGCAGTACCGGATTCTCACCATCAATCAGGCGTTCTCCAGGCTCACGGGCTATACGCCTGAAGACGTGGTGGGACGTCAGGTCATGGATATCGCCAGCAGCCTCGATGCCCGCCGTCACTTCCAGGCCATTCACCACGCACTGGAACAGACCGGAAGCTGGCAGGGCGAACTGGTTGAGGCGCGCAAGAACGGCGAGTTGTACCCGCAATGGCTGCAAATGACTGTAGTGCGCGATATTGCAGGCAATGTCAGCCATATTGTCGGCTTCTTTACGGATCTGTCGGCCAACCGCGAATCCGAAGAGCGTATGCGCTACCTCACGCATTTCGATGAGTTGACCGGTCTGGCCAATCGCTCGCAGTTCAAGGAGCGCCTGCGCGAAGCGAATCTGCGGGTGCGTCAGGGCGGAAGAAGCCTGGCGCTGCTGCATATCAACCTGGATCGTTTCAAGCTGCTCAACGAGAGCCTGGGCCATGAAGTCGCCGATCAGTTGCTCAAGCATGTTGCCCGCCGCCTGATCAGCGCCATGCCGGAGGCGGACACCATTGCGCGTCTGTCCGGCGATGAATTTGCCGTGCTGTTCGATGCCTATGCCAACCTTTCCAGTCTGGCGCGTGTTACCAGCCGCTTGTTGAGCAAGCTGCGTACGCCTCTGTCGGTGGCGGGTAACGAGTTGGTCATCAGTGCTTCGGTGGGTATCAGCCTGCTGCCGGACTCTGCCCGTGAAGTCTCGGCACTGGTGAGTCAGGCCAATATGGCGATGCGGCATGCCAAGCATCTGGGCGGCAACAACTTCCAGTTCTTCACCGAAAGCCTGCGGGCCAGCACGCTGGAGCGCCTGCAACTGGAAATCCAGCTGCGCAAAGCCATTGAAGAGCACCAGTTGCAAGTCTTCTATCAACCCAAGATGCTGCTGGAAAATGGCCGTCTGGATGCGGCCGAAGCCCTGGTGCGCTGGCGTCACCCGACGCGGGGCATGGTGCCGCCGGGCGAGTTCATTGGTCTGGCCGAAGAAACCGGCCTGATTGCCGACATCGGCGAGTTCGTGCTGCGCCAGGCCTGCTGGCAGGCTTGTGAGTGGCAGCGTCAGGGCTTTGAGCCGATCCGGGTTTCGGTCAACCTTTCGGTGCATCAGTTGCGGCAGGGCAAGCTGGTCAGTCTGGTGAGGCAGGTCCTGGACGAGACGGGGCTGGCGCCGCATTTGCTGGAGCTGGAGCTGACCGAAAGCCAGTTGCTGGACAGCGTCGAACACATCATCGCGACCTTTCAGCAGTTGCGTGAGCTGGGCGTCAAACTGGCCATCGACGACTTTGGCACCGGCTACTCTTCATTGAGTTATCTCAAACGCTTCCCGGTGGACTACGTAAAGATTGATCAAGCGTTTATTCGTGGCCTGGATGACGGCACGGAAGATGCGGCAATTACCCAGGCGAT